From a region of the Methanolinea sp. genome:
- a CDS encoding phosphoribosyltransferase — protein MDADSFPIDMVSWDSAISLSRSLADIIRASGLAPDLVIAIGRGGYVPARVVCDRLLISDLTSIKIEHWGVAAREFDRAVVRFHLSVDVEGKTILVIDDVTDTGETLITATEYLARHRPGELRTGVLQHKTCSAFQPDYYAERIAEWKWIIYPWALHEDMIGFLEKVLGDQPVSPEGLARFLGERFKMYPDMGEVILALDDMVSLGSQPEGRSVFRGRKQAVAGMTFFCPSLDRTGHVGYESTRTKNG, from the coding sequence ATGGATGCTGACTCCTTTCCCATCGATATGGTCTCCTGGGACAGTGCAATATCGCTATCAAGGAGCCTGGCAGATATTATCAGGGCCTCCGGACTCGCTCCCGATCTCGTTATCGCCATCGGACGGGGGGGTTACGTCCCTGCGCGGGTTGTCTGTGATCGCCTTCTCATATCAGACCTGACCAGCATAAAGATCGAGCACTGGGGGGTTGCAGCCCGGGAATTCGACCGGGCGGTGGTGCGGTTCCACCTTTCTGTAGATGTGGAGGGGAAAACGATCCTTGTCATCGATGATGTCACCGATACAGGAGAGACCCTGATTACGGCCACGGAGTACCTTGCACGGCACAGGCCGGGAGAACTTCGCACCGGTGTCCTCCAGCACAAGACCTGTTCGGCCTTCCAGCCTGATTACTATGCTGAACGAATTGCCGAATGGAAATGGATCATCTACCCCTGGGCACTCCACGAGGATATGATTGGATTTCTGGAAAAAGTACTGGGCGATCAGCCTGTTTCTCCGGAAGGCCTGGCCCGGTTCCTCGGGGAGCGTTTCAAGATGTACCCGGATATGGGTGAAGTGATCCTTGCCCTGGACGACATGGTCTCCCTGGGTAGCCAGCCGGAGGGACGGTCAGTATTTCGCGGCCGGAAACAGGCAGTGGCGGGTATGACGTTTTTCTGCCCGAGCCTGGATCGAACGGGACACGTGGGTTATGAAAGTACCAGGACAAAGAATGGTTAA